One window from the genome of Methyloradius palustris encodes:
- the gatA gene encoding Asp-tRNA(Asn)/Glu-tRNA(Gln) amidotransferase subunit GatA: MINKSLKQLSTMLAEKQVSSVELTQAFLTRIDQHNQAINAYISLDHDKTLAQAKVADAMLASNTASTLTGIPIAQKDIFVAKGWKTTCGSKMLENFIGPYDAGVIERFDAIGAVNLGKTNMDEFAMGSSNETSYFGKVQNPWDRSRVPGGSSGGSAAAVAARLCAAATGTDTGGSIRQPASLCGLSGLKPTYGLVSRYGMIAFASSLDQAGPMAKSCEDMALMMNVMTGFDERDSTSLNREKEDYTRGFAQLSADKPLAGLRVGLPKEYFAEGLSADVAKVIETAIAKYRKLGAEIVDVSLPNTMLSIPVYYVLAPAEASSNLSRFDGVRYGHRAAEYTDLMDMYCKSRAEGFGAEVKRRILIGTYVLSAGYFDAYYLKAQKIRRLIAQDFAEAFKKCDIILGPTAPSTAFKAGEKADDPVAMYLQDIYTIAVNLAGLPGMSIPAGFVEQDGKSLPVGLQIIGNYFDEARMLQAGHAYQQVTDWHERMPEGV, encoded by the coding sequence ATGATTAATAAAAGCTTAAAACAGCTCAGCACCATGCTGGCTGAAAAACAGGTCTCAAGCGTTGAACTCACGCAGGCGTTTTTAACCCGTATAGATCAGCATAACCAAGCAATCAATGCTTATATCTCGCTAGACCACGATAAAACGCTGGCACAAGCTAAGGTTGCAGATGCCATGTTAGCCAGCAATACGGCATCTACATTAACTGGCATCCCCATTGCGCAAAAGGATATTTTTGTTGCCAAGGGTTGGAAAACTACCTGTGGTTCAAAGATGCTGGAAAACTTCATCGGCCCTTATGATGCAGGCGTGATTGAGCGTTTTGATGCGATTGGTGCGGTGAATCTGGGTAAAACTAATATGGATGAGTTTGCCATGGGGTCTTCCAATGAGACCTCCTATTTTGGCAAGGTGCAAAACCCATGGGATAGATCACGCGTGCCTGGCGGCAGTTCTGGTGGTAGCGCAGCAGCAGTAGCAGCAAGGCTGTGTGCCGCCGCAACCGGTACTGATACTGGTGGCTCTATTCGCCAGCCAGCTTCACTCTGTGGATTATCTGGATTAAAACCAACCTATGGCTTGGTTTCACGTTACGGCATGATCGCTTTTGCTTCATCGCTAGATCAAGCAGGCCCCATGGCGAAATCATGCGAAGACATGGCGTTGATGATGAACGTGATGACAGGCTTTGACGAGCGCGACTCCACCAGCCTCAATCGTGAAAAAGAAGATTACACGCGAGGGTTTGCGCAATTAAGCGCAGATAAGCCATTAGCTGGCCTGCGCGTTGGCTTACCTAAAGAATACTTTGCCGAAGGCTTGAGCGCAGACGTTGCGAAAGTTATCGAAACTGCTATTGCCAAATACCGCAAACTTGGCGCTGAAATCGTTGATGTTAGCCTGCCAAACACCATGCTTTCTATCCCCGTTTACTACGTGCTGGCGCCTGCCGAAGCATCCAGTAATCTCTCCCGTTTTGATGGTGTGCGTTACGGTCACCGTGCTGCGGAATACACGGATTTGATGGATATGTACTGTAAAAGCCGAGCTGAAGGTTTCGGTGCCGAAGTTAAACGCCGTATCTTGATTGGCACCTATGTATTGAGTGCGGGCTATTTTGATGCTTACTACCTCAAGGCGCAGAAAATACGTCGCCTGATTGCGCAAGACTTTGCCGAAGCGTTCAAGAAATGCGACATCATTCTTGGCCCTACAGCACCATCTACCGCTTTTAAAGCAGGTGAAAAGGCCGATGACCCTGTCGCCATGTATCTCCAGGATATTTACACCATTGCCGTTAATCTTGCTGGCTTGCCTGGCATGAGCATCCCAGCTGGTTTTGTTGAGCAGGATGGCAAATCATTACCAGTAGGATTGCAGATTATCGGCAACTATTTTGATGAAGCGCGTATGTTGCAAGCTGGGCATGCCTATCAACAAGTCACAGATTGGCATGAGCGCATGCCAGAGGGCGTTTAA
- the gatC gene encoding Asp-tRNA(Asn)/Glu-tRNA(Gln) amidotransferase subunit GatC, with product MSLSTTDIKRIAHLARIEVNDTEAEATLVKLTGILGLIEQMQAVDTTGVTPMSHSQDVSQRLREDVVTETDQRTLFQKNAPPVGNGSAEPAVEKGLYLVPKVIE from the coding sequence ATGTCACTGAGTACCACAGACATCAAGCGCATAGCGCACCTTGCACGTATCGAAGTAAACGATACAGAAGCAGAAGCCACTTTGGTTAAGCTTACTGGCATTCTTGGTTTGATCGAACAGATGCAGGCTGTTGATACAACTGGCGTTACCCCAATGTCACATTCGCAGGATGTCAGCCAGCGTTTACGTGAGGATGTTGTCACAGAAACTGATCAGCGAACACTGTTTCAGAAGAACGCACCGCCAGTCGGCAATGGCTCTGCTGAGCCTGCCGTTGAAAAAGGCCTTTACCTCGTACCCAAAGTCATTGAATAA
- a CDS encoding rod shape-determining protein: MFGMINSYFSNDLAIDLGTANTLIYARGRGIVLDEPSVVAIRLEGGPTGKKTLLAVGSEAKGMLGRAPANIMAIRPMKDGVIADFTITEQMLKHFIRKVHESRWFSPSPRIIICVPVGSTQVERRAIKESAERAGAKQVFLIEEPMAAAIGADMPVAEATGSMVVDIGGGTTEVGVISLGGIVYARSERVGGDKFDQAIIDYIRRNYGMQISEPTAELIKKKIGSAFPGSEVLEMEVTGRNLAEGLPRKFTISSNEILEALTEPLNAIVGAVKSALEQTPPELGADIAEKGMVLTGGGALLRDLDRLLLEETGLPVIVAENPLTCVARGCGRALEEMDKLGTVFATE, from the coding sequence ATGTTCGGTATGATTAATAGTTATTTCTCCAACGACCTCGCCATTGACCTTGGCACAGCAAATACCCTGATTTATGCACGTGGTCGAGGCATCGTTCTTGACGAGCCATCCGTAGTCGCTATTCGCTTGGAGGGCGGTCCTACGGGCAAAAAAACCCTACTCGCCGTAGGCTCTGAAGCTAAAGGCATGCTGGGGCGTGCTCCAGCCAATATTATGGCAATCCGCCCAATGAAAGATGGCGTGATTGCAGACTTTACGATTACTGAGCAAATGCTCAAGCATTTCATCCGCAAAGTACACGAATCGCGATGGTTTTCACCCAGCCCACGCATCATCATTTGCGTACCCGTTGGCTCTACCCAAGTTGAACGACGTGCGATTAAAGAATCAGCAGAGCGCGCAGGTGCAAAACAGGTATTTTTGATCGAAGAACCAATGGCAGCTGCCATTGGTGCTGATATGCCAGTCGCTGAAGCCACAGGCTCTATGGTGGTTGATATTGGTGGCGGCACTACAGAAGTCGGCGTGATCTCATTAGGTGGTATTGTTTACGCAAGATCTGAACGCGTTGGTGGCGACAAATTCGACCAAGCCATCATTGATTACATTCGCCGCAACTATGGCATGCAAATCTCCGAGCCAACGGCTGAGCTAATCAAAAAGAAAATCGGTTCTGCATTCCCAGGCTCTGAAGTGCTGGAAATGGAAGTGACTGGCCGTAACCTGGCAGAAGGCTTGCCACGTAAATTCACTATTTCAAGCAATGAAATTCTTGAAGCATTGACTGAGCCATTGAATGCGATTGTAGGTGCTGTTAAGTCGGCATTGGAACAAACACCTCCAGAGTTGGGTGCCGATATTGCAGAAAAAGGCATGGTACTTACAGGCGGTGGCGCGCTGTTGCGCGACCTTGATCGCCTGCTGCTGGAAGAAACTGGCTTGCCAGTGATTGTGGCGGAAAACCCATTGACCTGTGTAGCCAGAGGCTGTGGCCGTGCACTAGAAGAAATGGATAAATTAGGTACCGTATTTGCCACAGAATAA
- the mreC gene encoding rod shape-determining protein MreC, producing the protein MARGIDYQHSPAFFVRGPSAFARLVFFAALSLSLMATDSRLHYLTEIRLGFVALFQPLQSLANLPSKLLQNTDEYFVTHDHLLKQNEQLTKQALLDSVQLQRLNSLEAENGHLRSLLGAAQSSKQAAKLGEILHMGRDPFTHKVVVDLGSQQGIVEGQAVIDGAGVIGQVTRVYPFSSEVTLITDKELAIPVQIERNGLRAIAFGHGRDTTVDLPYLPANVDIRKGDKLVTSGIDGVYPTGLAVAEITKVERNPNSPFADIVGVPVAGIKNHRQLLLLALPKVDEVRKQLIKQPAINFADKAEKPEAASQTDNTPAASKKP; encoded by the coding sequence ATGGCGCGTGGGATCGATTATCAGCATAGTCCAGCTTTCTTTGTACGCGGCCCCAGTGCGTTCGCGCGACTGGTGTTCTTTGCCGCATTATCACTATCGCTGATGGCCACTGATTCACGCCTGCATTACCTCACTGAAATTCGCCTTGGCTTTGTTGCACTATTCCAACCCTTACAATCACTAGCCAATCTACCTAGTAAATTGTTACAAAATACTGATGAGTATTTTGTAACGCACGACCATTTACTCAAGCAAAATGAACAACTGACCAAACAAGCACTGTTAGATAGCGTGCAACTGCAACGCCTTAATTCGCTGGAAGCGGAAAATGGACATTTACGTAGCCTGCTAGGTGCGGCACAAAGCTCTAAACAAGCAGCCAAACTGGGTGAGATACTGCATATGGGGCGTGATCCGTTTACCCACAAAGTGGTGGTTGACCTTGGCTCACAACAAGGGATTGTAGAAGGTCAGGCTGTGATTGATGGTGCAGGGGTGATTGGTCAAGTGACGCGCGTTTACCCATTCAGCAGTGAAGTCACACTCATTACAGATAAAGAACTCGCCATCCCCGTCCAGATTGAGCGCAATGGCCTGCGGGCTATTGCCTTTGGCCATGGCCGTGATACCACCGTTGATTTACCATACCTGCCAGCCAATGTGGACATACGCAAAGGTGACAAGCTAGTGACTTCAGGTATCGATGGCGTATATCCCACTGGATTAGCCGTGGCTGAAATCACCAAAGTGGAACGTAACCCCAACTCACCATTCGCCGATATCGTCGGCGTACCTGTCGCTGGCATCAAAAATCATCGGCAATTGCTGCTGCTGGCACTGCCTAAGGTTGATGAAGTGAGAAAACAATTAATCAAACAGCCCGCAATTAACTTCGCAGATAAAGCGGAAAAACCTGAAGCTGCATCGCAAACAGATAACACTCCAGCAGCCAGCAAAAAACCTTGA
- the mreD gene encoding rod shape-determining protein MreD: MRIIRLKTIYLTLLAAFLCYLLPWSGAALVARPDFVLLALLYWILRAPQFTNIGTAWFAGVLIDLASGSLFGQNALAYAVTAFFAVTYQRRLVLFNVWQQSAYVFILLVLNQGTLAILKLFAGGENPGLSYFIPCISGIILWQFVIFSSISIETHAKKT; this comes from the coding sequence TTGAGAATCATACGGCTAAAAACAATCTACCTGACTTTGCTAGCAGCTTTCCTCTGCTACCTATTGCCGTGGAGCGGTGCGGCCTTGGTCGCGCGGCCAGACTTTGTGCTGCTTGCGCTACTCTACTGGATATTACGTGCGCCGCAATTCACCAACATTGGTACTGCCTGGTTCGCTGGGGTATTGATTGATTTAGCCAGCGGTAGCCTGTTTGGCCAGAATGCCCTCGCCTATGCAGTCACCGCTTTTTTTGCCGTCACCTATCAGCGCCGCCTAGTGTTATTCAATGTCTGGCAGCAATCAGCCTATGTATTCATATTGCTAGTACTCAACCAGGGGACTTTAGCCATACTTAAGCTTTTTGCAGGCGGCGAAAACCCTGGTTTGAGTTATTTCATCCCATGCATCAGCGGGATTATTCTTTGGCAGTTTGTGATCTTTTCCAGCATAAGCATTGAAACCCATGCGAAAAAAACTTGA
- the mrdA gene encoding penicillin-binding protein 2, whose amino-acid sequence MRSRSELKNYQLENYHFRIRLIVAMVVVVICFGILASRFFFLQFNRYDYYQTLAENNRISLVPIVPNRGLILDRNGVILANNFFVYTLEITPSKIKDVEATINELSRFVEVSTADRKQFKKLRQQSHNFESVPIRTHLNEVEAAKFAVNRYRFPGVEIKSRLFRHYPQGKLGSHFLGYIGRMNDKDLESLSTSGDLSNYKGSDHIGKTGLEQSYEKSLHGTTGFQQVEIDADGHAVRVLSSTAPIPGNNLVLAVDSKLQSITEEAFGDHRGALVAINPKNGEVLAYVSMPTFDPNLFVDGIDSDSWKELNESLDKPLINRPLRGLYPPGSTFKPFVAMAGLENGKREPPFSISDPGFYILPGSPHRYRDWKPTGHGMVDIQRAITVSCDTFFYGLALDLGIDRLTSFVRHFGFGKKTGIDIDGEISGLLPTPEWKYRRWKQRWFPGETIIVGIGQGYTLVTPLQLAQATVALANNGTAIQPRLVSSIQDNLTGISHPQPVVDVDKIELQQKNIDIVRAGMVGVMLPGGTAASAGANSPYSIAAKTGSAQVVGIKQNEKYNASAISERHRDHALFIAYAPADDPTIAIAVIVENGGHGGSVAAPIARRVMDYYLLGKVPEKAPVAEEVKPVDAAAPTEDIHD is encoded by the coding sequence ATGAGATCACGTTCAGAACTTAAAAATTACCAACTCGAGAATTATCACTTTCGCATACGGCTAATCGTGGCGATGGTGGTGGTGGTAATTTGCTTTGGCATACTTGCCAGTCGTTTCTTTTTCCTGCAATTCAATCGTTACGACTACTACCAGACACTGGCTGAGAATAACCGTATTTCACTAGTACCTATCGTACCCAATCGCGGATTGATACTGGATCGCAATGGCGTCATTCTAGCGAATAACTTTTTCGTTTATACGCTAGAAATCACGCCGTCTAAAATCAAGGATGTCGAGGCCACCATCAACGAGCTAAGCCGGTTTGTTGAAGTCAGCACAGCAGATCGCAAACAGTTTAAAAAACTGCGTCAGCAAAGCCACAACTTTGAGAGTGTGCCGATACGCACCCACTTGAATGAGGTTGAAGCGGCCAAGTTTGCAGTTAACCGTTATCGTTTTCCTGGTGTAGAAATCAAATCACGCCTTTTCCGCCATTACCCCCAAGGCAAGCTTGGCTCACATTTCCTAGGCTATATTGGCCGCATGAATGATAAGGACTTGGAATCGTTAAGTACATCTGGAGATTTATCAAACTACAAAGGTTCAGACCACATCGGTAAAACTGGCCTGGAACAATCCTATGAAAAAAGCCTGCACGGTACTACGGGGTTTCAGCAGGTGGAAATTGATGCCGACGGCCATGCAGTGCGCGTGCTATCAAGCACGGCGCCTATTCCAGGCAACAATCTGGTGTTGGCAGTGGACAGCAAATTGCAGTCGATTACGGAAGAGGCTTTTGGCGACCATCGCGGTGCGCTGGTGGCGATTAACCCAAAAAATGGCGAAGTACTTGCTTATGTCAGCATGCCCACTTTTGATCCCAACCTGTTTGTAGATGGTATTGATAGCGATAGCTGGAAAGAGTTGAATGAATCATTAGATAAACCATTGATCAACCGCCCCCTGCGTGGCCTTTATCCACCGGGCTCCACATTTAAACCATTTGTGGCAATGGCTGGCCTGGAAAATGGGAAACGTGAGCCACCTTTCAGCATTAGTGATCCTGGCTTCTATATTCTGCCAGGTAGCCCACATCGTTATCGCGACTGGAAACCAACGGGCCATGGCATGGTGGATATTCAACGTGCCATCACCGTATCTTGTGATACATTTTTCTATGGACTGGCGCTGGATTTAGGCATAGACAGACTGACCTCATTCGTTCGCCACTTTGGTTTTGGTAAGAAAACCGGCATTGATATTGATGGCGAGATCAGCGGCCTACTGCCTACACCAGAATGGAAATATAGGCGCTGGAAGCAACGATGGTTTCCAGGCGAAACAATCATTGTCGGCATAGGCCAAGGCTACACGCTGGTCACACCATTGCAATTGGCGCAGGCCACTGTAGCGCTAGCCAACAATGGTACGGCGATCCAGCCACGCCTAGTTTCCAGTATTCAAGACAATCTCACTGGCATCAGTCATCCGCAGCCAGTGGTTGATGTCGATAAAATTGAACTGCAGCAAAAGAATATCGATATCGTTCGCGCGGGCATGGTGGGGGTGATGCTGCCTGGCGGAACCGCCGCTAGTGCGGGCGCCAATAGTCCATATTCGATTGCCGCCAAGACTGGGTCTGCGCAGGTCGTGGGGATCAAACAAAATGAGAAATACAACGCCAGTGCCATTTCTGAAAGACACCGAGATCACGCCCTGTTTATCGCCTATGCTCCCGCTGATGATCCAACAATCGCCATAGCCGTCATTGTGGAAAATGGTGGTCATGGTGGATCAGTCGCCGCACCGATTGCCCGCCGCGTCATGGATTACTATCTGTTAGGTAAAGTGCCAGAAAAAGCACCCGTCGCTGAAGAAGTGAAACCAGTAGATGCCGCAGCCCCAACAGAGGATATCCATGATTAG
- the rodA gene encoding rod shape-determining protein RodA, which produces MIRQLSKYLTRHIDSFLMGCLFFTLLVGLFVLYSASAQSMDRIIAQLFNIVAAFGALWLASNIPPQQMERVALPLYAVGMLMLIGVALFGEVSHGARRWLHLGFMRIQPSELMRIAVPLLLAWYFSRREATPQLRDHAIGAILLAIPVLFIMKQPDLGTSLLIAASGFYVLFLAGLNWRLILGAVVLGGASTPILWSLMHDYQKKRIEILFDPYQDPLGSGYHTIQATIALGSGGIAGKGWLHGTQSQLDFLPERTTDFIFAVFGEEFGLLGNLLLLLLFGLIIGRGLYIALHAQSTFSRLLAGSITLTFFTYIFVNIGMVSGILPVVGVPLPLISYGGTSLVMLMLGFGILMSIHTHKTLVAS; this is translated from the coding sequence ATGATTAGACAGCTATCAAAATATCTGACGCGCCATATCGATTCGTTCCTGATGGGCTGCCTGTTCTTTACGTTATTAGTCGGGCTCTTCGTCTTATACAGCGCCTCTGCGCAAAGTATGGATCGCATCATCGCGCAGTTATTCAATATTGTGGCGGCCTTCGGCGCCTTATGGTTAGCCAGTAACATTCCGCCACAGCAGATGGAGCGGGTGGCACTGCCGCTTTATGCTGTAGGTATGTTGATGCTGATTGGCGTTGCGCTGTTTGGCGAAGTTAGTCACGGTGCAAGAAGGTGGTTGCATCTCGGGTTTATGCGCATCCAGCCTTCAGAACTGATGCGGATCGCCGTGCCCTTATTACTTGCCTGGTATTTCTCAAGGCGTGAAGCAACACCGCAATTGAGGGATCATGCAATTGGCGCGATATTGCTTGCAATTCCAGTCTTATTCATCATGAAACAGCCTGACCTCGGCACCTCACTATTGATTGCAGCATCAGGGTTTTATGTATTGTTCCTCGCTGGCTTGAACTGGCGACTGATATTGGGTGCAGTTGTCTTGGGCGGCGCCAGCACACCGATATTGTGGTCATTGATGCATGATTATCAGAAAAAACGCATTGAAATATTGTTCGACCCTTATCAAGACCCGCTCGGCTCTGGCTATCACACGATACAAGCGACTATTGCGCTGGGTTCTGGTGGTATTGCAGGCAAGGGTTGGCTGCATGGCACGCAAAGTCAGCTGGATTTCCTGCCTGAGCGCACGACTGACTTCATCTTTGCCGTGTTTGGCGAAGAGTTTGGCCTTTTAGGTAATTTGTTGCTACTGTTACTTTTTGGCCTGATCATCGGCCGCGGCCTTTACATTGCCTTACACGCACAAAGCACGTTTAGCAGGTTATTGGCTGGTAGTATTACACTGACTTTCTTCACTTACATTTTCGTCAATATCGGCATGGTGAGCGGCATATTGCCAGTAGTCGGCGTGCCTTTGCCGCTGATTAGTTATGGCGGCACATCGTTGGTCATGCTGATGCTGGGCTTTGGTATCCTCATGAGCATTCATACACACAAAACACTGGTGGCTTCTTGA
- a CDS encoding septal ring lytic transglycosylase RlpA family protein: MTYARIVLITLCTLILTACGGASSVKPNTTTPTATSANKPAVAATPSKKGGGYYLDDGPGDNPPADIDSIPDAIPRLETPLPRANRPYVALGTRYTPYTAYVPYKAKGIASWYGKRYHGQKTSSGEIYDMYGMTGAHTILPLPSYVKVTNPENGKSVIVRINDRGPFHSDRLIDLSYAAAYKLRLVGKGSGLVEVESIDASKYPNQYIYKAEAATVAAPPIQAVEVPATPAPVSTQATASPANVEPAQSAVAANPTTITEITSPGDYVQVGAFKIETNAEGLKSKLAQNKLVENVSIHSWYNNGTYRVLLGPYTSRQDAEDAASDIKKVLGSNAIVIRR; the protein is encoded by the coding sequence ATGACATACGCACGAATTGTTCTGATTACATTATGCACTTTGATATTAACCGCCTGCGGCGGCGCTAGCAGTGTTAAACCTAATACAACAACGCCTACTGCTACTAGCGCCAATAAACCTGCAGTCGCTGCAACGCCAAGCAAAAAAGGTGGTGGCTATTACCTGGATGACGGCCCTGGCGATAACCCGCCTGCCGATATAGATAGCATTCCAGATGCCATCCCACGCTTAGAAACACCATTACCGCGCGCCAATCGCCCTTATGTTGCGCTGGGTACACGCTACACGCCATATACCGCTTATGTTCCTTACAAGGCAAAAGGCATCGCCTCTTGGTATGGCAAGCGTTACCACGGTCAGAAAACTTCAAGTGGCGAAATTTACGATATGTATGGCATGACGGGTGCGCATACCATTTTGCCTCTGCCTAGTTATGTAAAAGTCACTAACCCTGAAAATGGTAAATCTGTGATTGTTCGGATTAACGATCGCGGGCCGTTCCATAGCGATAGACTGATAGACCTGTCTTACGCAGCCGCTTATAAGCTCAGGTTGGTTGGTAAAGGTAGCGGGTTAGTTGAAGTCGAGTCGATAGACGCGAGCAAATATCCTAATCAGTACATCTACAAAGCTGAGGCCGCAACCGTGGCAGCGCCGCCGATACAAGCAGTAGAAGTGCCAGCGACTCCCGCACCAGTATCTACACAAGCTACCGCATCACCCGCAAATGTTGAGCCAGCACAAAGCGCTGTAGCAGCCAATCCCACCACCATTACAGAAATCACAAGCCCTGGTGACTATGTGCAAGTGGGCGCATTCAAAATAGAAACGAATGCTGAAGGCCTCAAAAGCAAACTGGCGCAGAACAAACTGGTGGAGAATGTGTCCATTCATAGCTGGTATAATAATGGAACTTATCGGGTATTACTCGGGCCTTATACCAGCCGTCAAGATGCAGAAGATGCAGCATCAGACATCAAAAAGGTGCTTGGTTCTAACGCGATTGTCATTAGAAGATAA